DNA from Solirubrobacterales bacterium:
GCCGGCACCAGGGCCGATGGAGAAGGGCCGTGGCGTACCACGCTCGTCTTCGCCGAACTTGGCGACGACCACCCCGGCGCCCTGGTCGAGGCGCTCACCGAGTTCTCCAGGCGCCAGGTGAACCTGACCCGAATCGAGTCTCGCCCTCGGCGTCGAGGGCTCGGCCGCTACATGTTCTTCGTCGACCTCGATGGGGCCGAAGACGACCCGGCCGTCGCCGAGGCGATCGAGGCGTTGCGACACAAGGCGGAGTCCGTGCGGATCCTCGGCAGCTACCCCGTCGGCGTCAACGGGATCCCGGGCGCATAGGGCGCGGTCTGGGACCAGGTCGCGGGACGGGAAATCGTGCCCGTCTACAATCGTGGCGCTATGGACACGCAGGGTGACCCTCATGTAGGGCTCCAGAGCGCCACGGCTCCGGAGTCACACAGGGTTGCGCCAGCGGTTGGAGATCCCAGCGCCAACGGCCACTCGCCGAGCCTTGCCACTAACGGCCACCGGCTGAACGGCCAGCGCTCACATATCGGGATCAGTGGCCGGGTGCTCGTCCTCAACGCAAGCTACGAGCCAATCAACGTCTGCAACGTTCGCCGAGCCACGGTGCTCGTGCTGAAGGAGCGCGCTGAGGTCATCGAGCGCGGCGAGGGCGCCCTGCATTCGGAGCGGCTGGTGTTCGACCGCCCGTGTGTCATTCGCCTGATCCGCTACATCCGCATCCCGCGCAACGTCCACCGCCGCAAGATCACACGCAAGGCAGTCCTCGCCCGCGACGCGTGGACCTGCCAGTACTGCGGCCACCAGGCGTCGGGCCTGACGGTGGACCACGTGATCCCCCGGAGCCGCGGTGGCGAGTCGGTGTGGGAGAACATCGTGGCGTCCTGCGCGCCCTGCAATCGCAAGAAGGGCAACCTGACCCCTCGGGAAGCACGGATGCACCCTCGCAGCCGCCCCCGCCCGCCCGGGCCAACCGTGTTCATCCGCCTCGCGAGCCCGAGGATCCCCCTCGCCTGGCAGCCGTATCTGGTCGCGGCATAGCAAAGGGCCGCCCCGAGGGGCGGCCCTTTGTCAAGGCGCGGTTGGAAACGAGGTCGGGATTGTCGGCGGGGCGGGACTTCTCCCCACCTCCCTCGCTCGCCGGTGCCCGGGGCGGATTCCGCCAGGTCACCCGCACGAGACCGCCCCTTCGGGCGGCCACGGGGGCACCAAGGCCCCCGGCCTCCTAGCGGCCCTGCACCTCCGGCGTCCCGAAAAACATCTGACTCAAGTTAGGACCACCTCCTTTCTCCGGTCCTCCGATTGAAGCAAAACAATCAGTCGAACGCACGCCCGCGCGCTTCGGACATGCGACGCGCGAAGTCCGTGGCGGCCTTGGTGCGCGACAGCCTGGTCATCGCGCGAGGGAAGAAGGCGTTCAAGAAGATCAGGGGCCGCACAGGGCCCTTGGCCACGATCACCTCGGGGAGATTCTTGGTGATCGCTCGGACCACCGCGTCACCGACGCGCTCTGGCGGGAGCGTGCCGACTATTCCGGGTGGCTCGCCGACCTGCGTCTCCAAGCGTCCGTACATGCCCACCCGACTGATGAACCCGGGGCAGATCGCCGAGAAGCCGACGGGATCGCTGCCGTACTCGTGACGCAGCGCGTGGGTAAAGCCCACCACCCCGTGCTTGGTCGCGGAGTAACTGGCCAGGTGCGGGACAGCCGCCTTGCCGGCCAGCGACGCCATGTTGACCACGTGGCCGTGGCCGCGCTCCTGCATGCCGGGGAGGGCGGCGAGGGTCAGGGTCATCGTCGCCAGCAGGTTGACGTCCAGGATCGCCTCGAGCTCGGCTGGGGTGGTGCTGAGGAAGTTGCCGCCGAACTCGAGCCCGGCGTTGTTGACGAGCACGTCAAGCGGTCCGATCGCCTCCTCGGCCCGCTCCACCAATTCCGTGAGCTGCTCTCGGTCGGTCAGGTCGGCGGGCACCGTCTCCACCCGCACGCCGTGTCCTCCCAGCTCCTCGACGAGCTCGTCGAGAGGGGACGAGGGAAGGTCCGAGAGGGCCAGGTTCACCTTCCGGCCCGCAAGCGAACGGGCGATATATCCGCCGAGACCGCCCGCGGCGCCGGTGATCAGGGCGTTGCGGCCGCGAAGCTCCTCCACGGCGCGGGAGACTATCCCGAGCGCTTCGTGCGTGAGCGCGCGGCAGCAGAGGATTTGCGCGGCGGCTTGCCGTCCGCCTTGGCCTCTTCAGACTCGAGGTTCAGAGTCGCATCGGCGTCGGCCCCATTCTCGGATTCACCGTCGCCCTCCACCGCGCCGCCGGACTCGACCACCAGCGCAACTGCGCTCACCCG
Protein-coding regions in this window:
- a CDS encoding HNH endonuclease yields the protein MLVLNASYEPINVCNVRRATVLVLKERAEVIERGEGALHSERLVFDRPCVIRLIRYIRIPRNVHRRKITRKAVLARDAWTCQYCGHQASGLTVDHVIPRSRGGESVWENIVASCAPCNRKKGNLTPREARMHPRSRPRPPGPTVFIRLASPRIPLAWQPYLVAA
- a CDS encoding SDR family NAD(P)-dependent oxidoreductase, which gives rise to MEELRGRNALITGAAGGLGGYIARSLAGRKVNLALSDLPSSPLDELVEELGGHGVRVETVPADLTDREQLTELVERAEEAIGPLDVLVNNAGLEFGGNFLSTTPAELEAILDVNLLATMTLTLAALPGMQERGHGHVVNMASLAGKAAVPHLASYSATKHGVVGFTHALRHEYGSDPVGFSAICPGFISRVGMYGRLETQVGEPPGIVGTLPPERVGDAVVRAITKNLPEVIVAKGPVRPLIFLNAFFPRAMTRLSRTKAATDFARRMSEARGRAFD